Proteins encoded together in one Cyanobium sp. WAJ14-Wanaka window:
- the rpsT gene encoding 30S ribosomal protein S20, translated as MANNKSSKKRIEVAERNRLRNRTYKSGLRTLMKRCFAAVTAYGQEPVEAKKEAVQATMNAAFSKIDKAIKVGVLHRNTGANQKSRLSSAVKKAIEPQAPTAQASAAQA; from the coding sequence GTGGCCAATAACAAGTCTTCGAAAAAGCGCATTGAAGTTGCCGAGCGCAACCGCCTGCGTAACCGCACCTATAAGTCGGGTCTGCGCACCCTTATGAAGCGCTGCTTTGCCGCCGTAACGGCCTACGGGCAAGAGCCGGTTGAGGCCAAGAAGGAGGCTGTGCAAGCCACCATGAATGCTGCCTTCAGCAAGATCGACAAAGCGATCAAGGTAGGTGTGCTGCACCGCAACACCGGTGCCAACCAAAAGTCGCGCCTGAGTTCGGCCGTCAAAAAAGCAATTGAACCCCAAGCCCCAACAGCCCAGGCCAGCGCCGCCCAGGCCTGA
- the hisD gene encoding histidinol dehydrogenase, translating into MVSSPPPLTITCLRDGDHAAERLGAIAERTSGSQMAEAMAKVEQIIDQVRGQGDRALIELTQRFDGVRPEPLRIPQERLAQAWQQCPAPLQAALELAHQRILAFHQQQIPQDLAVTGPHGERLGRRWRPVEKAGLYVPGGRASYPSTVLMNAVPATVAGVQRLVMVTPPGPQGEPNATVLAAAHLAGVEEVYRVGGAQAVAALAYGTETIPRVDVVSGPGNLYVTLAKKAVYGRVAIDSLAGPSEVLVIADHTAKADQVAADLLAQAEHDPLAAAILLTTSPELAAALPAALEAQLAGHPRAEITRQALGDWGLIVVCRDLDQAAQLSDCFAPEHLELLVEDPESLADRIKHAGAIFMGPHSPEAVGDYLAGPNHTLPTSGTARFAGALSVETFLRHTSLIQFNREALEATGPAVITLAESEGLHSHAESVRRRLG; encoded by the coding sequence GTGGTCTCCTCCCCGCCTCCCCTCACGATCACCTGCCTGCGGGATGGTGACCATGCGGCGGAGCGATTGGGCGCAATTGCGGAGCGCACCAGTGGCTCCCAGATGGCTGAGGCAATGGCCAAGGTGGAGCAAATAATTGACCAGGTGCGCGGTCAGGGGGATCGGGCCCTGATCGAATTGACCCAACGCTTCGATGGCGTTCGACCCGAACCGCTGCGGATTCCCCAAGAACGGTTGGCCCAGGCCTGGCAGCAATGCCCGGCCCCTTTGCAGGCAGCCCTGGAGCTGGCCCACCAGCGGATCCTGGCCTTTCACCAGCAGCAGATCCCCCAGGACCTGGCCGTGACCGGCCCCCATGGGGAACGGCTCGGCCGGCGCTGGCGCCCCGTGGAAAAGGCGGGTTTATACGTGCCCGGGGGCCGGGCCTCCTATCCCAGCACCGTGTTGATGAATGCGGTGCCGGCCACGGTGGCTGGCGTCCAGCGCCTGGTGATGGTCACGCCGCCTGGCCCCCAGGGGGAACCCAATGCCACCGTCTTGGCCGCTGCGCACCTGGCGGGAGTTGAGGAGGTCTATCGGGTGGGTGGTGCCCAGGCCGTGGCCGCCCTGGCCTATGGCACCGAAACGATTCCCCGGGTGGATGTGGTCAGCGGACCGGGCAACCTATACGTAACCCTGGCGAAAAAGGCTGTCTATGGCAGGGTTGCCATAGATTCCCTGGCCGGCCCCAGCGAGGTGCTGGTGATCGCAGATCACACCGCCAAGGCCGACCAGGTGGCGGCCGATCTGCTGGCCCAAGCCGAACACGACCCCCTAGCCGCGGCCATTCTGTTGACCACCAGCCCCGAGTTGGCGGCGGCCCTGCCGGCGGCCCTGGAGGCCCAGTTGGCCGGGCACCCCAGGGCTGAAATCACCCGCCAAGCCCTGGGCGACTGGGGCCTAATCGTGGTCTGCCGCGACCTCGACCAGGCAGCCCAGCTCAGCGATTGCTTTGCCCCCGAACACCTGGAGCTGCTGGTGGAGGATCCCGAATCCCTGGCCGATCGCATCAAGCACGCCGGGGCGATCTTCATGGGCCCCCATAGCCCTGAAGCCGTGGGGGATTACCTGGCCGGACCAAACCACACCCTGCCCACCTCGGGCACGGCCCGTTTTGCGGGGGCCTTGAGCGTGGAGACCTTCCTGCGCCACACCAGCCTGATCCAGTTCAACCGCGAGGCCCTGGAGGCCACGGGCCCTGCCGTGATCACCCTGGCCGAAAGCGAGGGGCTCCACAGCCATGCCGAATCAGTGCGGCGCCGGCTCGGTTAA
- the rpiA gene encoding ribose-5-phosphate isomerase RpiA — protein sequence MSDLQDRMKQAVAEAAIEQIRDGMVLGLGSGSTAALMIRALGAKLQRGELKDIVGVTTSFQGEVLAAELGIPLQSLNAVNRIDLAIDGADEVDPSLQLIKGGGACHVQEKLVARRAERFVVVVDSTKLVDTLNLGFLLPVEVLPGAWRQVQAELQELGGVAELRMAVRKAGPVVTDQGNLVLDVKFGGGIGDPESLEKEINNLPGVLENGLFVNLTDQVLVGEIVDGVPGVRELA from the coding sequence ATGTCGGATCTGCAGGACCGGATGAAGCAGGCAGTCGCTGAAGCTGCCATCGAACAGATCCGTGACGGCATGGTTTTGGGATTGGGGTCCGGTTCCACTGCCGCCCTAATGATCCGGGCCCTTGGGGCCAAGTTGCAGCGCGGCGAGCTCAAGGACATCGTTGGGGTAACGACGTCTTTTCAAGGGGAGGTGTTGGCGGCGGAGCTGGGCATCCCCCTCCAGAGCCTCAATGCTGTCAACAGGATTGACCTGGCCATTGATGGTGCCGATGAGGTGGATCCCTCTCTCCAGCTGATCAAGGGTGGCGGCGCTTGCCACGTGCAGGAGAAGTTGGTGGCCCGCCGGGCGGAGCGCTTCGTGGTGGTGGTTGATTCCACCAAGCTGGTGGATACCCTCAACCTGGGCTTCCTGCTGCCCGTAGAAGTGCTGCCCGGTGCCTGGCGCCAGGTGCAGGCCGAGCTGCAGGAATTGGGCGGCGTGGCTGAATTACGGATGGCCGTGCGTAAGGCAGGCCCGGTGGTTACCGACCAGGGCAACCTGGTGCTGGATGTGAAATTTGGCGGGGGGATCGGCGATCCCGAAAGCCTGGAGAAGGAAATTAACAACCTCCCCGGAGTCTTGGAGAACGGCCTGTTCGTAAATCTCACCGACCAGGTGCTCGTCGGCGAGATCGTCGATGGGGTGCCGGGCGTCCGCGAGCTCGCCTAA